One Owenweeksia hongkongensis DSM 17368 genomic region harbors:
- a CDS encoding Tex family protein — MSSTLIPIISKSLGINAGQIQNTINLLNEGATVPFISRYRKEATGSLDEVQIGNIQEEWKKLQELIKRREFILESIKGQDLLTPELESKINSCWNTTELEDLYLPYKPKRKTKASVAREKGLEPLAGTLMKQEITDVEGFAMRFVKGEVTDVEDALSGARDIIAEWVNERAFARNKVRQLFSRKAEISAKVVKSKADEAEKYRDYFDFAEPLKRCPSHRMLAIRRAEAEGLLRVHILLDEDEALDILDNIFVKGRNEASEQVQIAVKDAYKRLLAPSLETEFKNSSKEKADDEAIKVFAENLRQLLMAPPLGPKRVLAIDPGFRTGCKVVCLDEQGGLLSNENIYPHPPQSESGQAAAKLSRLMESYKLEAIAIGNGTAGRETEDFIQRKMHLPKGTEVYVVNEAGASIYSASKVAREEFPTYDVTVRGAVSIGRRLMDPLAELVKIDPKSIGVGQYQHDVDQNKLKQSLDNVVESTVNQVGVNLNTASKHLLTYVSGLGPKLAENIVKHRDENGAFTSRKELKKVAGLGPKAFEQSTGFLRIANGDNPLDNSAVHPESYSIVEKMAKDMGRQVSSMIGATKKLEEIDLSKYITKDVGLPTLKDIISELGKVGRDPRGKTEVFSFDPNIRKMEDLREGMILQGLVSNITKFGAFVDIGVKQDGLVHISQLANKFVSDPNGIVRLQQQVTVKVTEVDIPRKRIQLSMKDV, encoded by the coding sequence AACGAAGGTGCTACCGTGCCTTTTATTTCGCGTTACCGCAAAGAAGCCACAGGTAGTTTAGATGAAGTTCAGATTGGTAACATTCAGGAGGAATGGAAAAAATTGCAGGAGCTGATAAAAAGGCGTGAGTTCATTTTAGAAAGTATAAAAGGTCAAGATTTACTAACGCCTGAGTTAGAGTCTAAAATCAACAGCTGCTGGAATACAACCGAACTGGAAGACCTTTACCTTCCGTATAAGCCTAAGCGAAAAACGAAAGCTTCTGTAGCTCGTGAAAAAGGTTTAGAACCTTTGGCGGGAACACTGATGAAGCAGGAGATCACTGATGTGGAAGGCTTTGCAATGCGTTTTGTAAAAGGTGAAGTTACCGATGTGGAAGATGCCCTTTCTGGTGCTCGTGACATAATTGCCGAATGGGTAAATGAAAGAGCTTTCGCCAGAAATAAGGTTCGCCAGCTATTTAGCCGAAAGGCTGAGATAAGTGCCAAAGTGGTAAAGTCAAAAGCTGATGAGGCTGAGAAATATCGCGACTACTTTGATTTTGCGGAACCTTTGAAACGCTGCCCTAGCCACCGTATGTTGGCCATAAGACGTGCCGAAGCTGAAGGTTTGCTTCGTGTGCATATTCTCCTGGATGAGGATGAAGCTTTGGATATACTCGACAATATTTTTGTAAAAGGTAGAAACGAGGCTTCTGAACAAGTGCAGATTGCTGTGAAAGATGCCTACAAGCGACTACTTGCTCCTTCGCTGGAAACAGAATTTAAAAACAGCTCAAAGGAAAAAGCGGATGATGAAGCGATAAAGGTTTTTGCCGAAAACCTCCGTCAGCTATTGATGGCTCCTCCCCTAGGTCCCAAGAGGGTTTTGGCTATCGACCCGGGTTTTAGGACAGGCTGTAAAGTGGTGTGCCTGGATGAACAAGGCGGACTGCTGAGCAATGAAAACATATACCCTCACCCACCGCAATCGGAGAGCGGACAGGCAGCTGCTAAACTCAGCCGATTGATGGAGTCATATAAACTGGAAGCTATTGCTATTGGCAATGGTACTGCTGGTCGAGAAACTGAGGATTTTATTCAACGAAAAATGCATTTGCCGAAAGGCACAGAAGTGTACGTGGTGAATGAAGCAGGGGCATCGATTTACTCAGCCAGTAAGGTGGCGCGTGAGGAATTTCCAACCTATGATGTAACGGTGCGTGGTGCGGTTTCTATTGGTCGCAGACTGATGGATCCTTTGGCCGAACTGGTAAAGATTGATCCGAAAAGTATCGGTGTGGGACAATATCAGCATGATGTGGATCAAAATAAGCTGAAGCAAAGTTTGGACAATGTGGTGGAAAGTACGGTGAACCAAGTTGGCGTAAACCTAAATACCGCCAGCAAGCATTTGCTTACTTATGTTTCGGGTCTGGGCCCAAAGTTGGCCGAAAACATAGTAAAACATCGCGATGAAAACGGAGCTTTTACTTCTCGAAAAGAATTGAAAAAAGTCGCAGGTCTTGGCCCAAAAGCTTTTGAGCAGAGTACAGGTTTTTTACGAATAGCTAACGGTGACAATCCTTTGGACAATTCTGCTGTACACCCTGAAAGCTATAGTATTGTTGAAAAAATGGCGAAAGATATGGGGCGCCAAGTAAGCTCTATGATTGGTGCTACCAAAAAGCTTGAGGAAATTGATTTATCGAAATACATCACAAAAGATGTTGGGCTTCCTACCCTGAAAGACATTATTTCTGAACTGGGGAAAGTAGGCCGTGACCCGCGTGGTAAAACAGAAGTTTTCTCTTTTGATCCAAACATTAGGAAAATGGAAGATCTGCGCGAAGGCATGATTTTACAAGGTTTGGTGAGTAATATTACCAAGTTTGGCGCCTTTGTGGATATAGGCGTAAAGCAAGATGGACTGGTTCATATTTCGCAGCTAGCCAACAAGTTTGTGAGTGACCCCAATGGAATAGTAAGGCTTCAGCAACAGGTTACCGTTAAGGTAACGGAAGTAGATATTCCAAGGAAAAGAATACAGCTGAGTATGAAGGATGTGTAG
- a CDS encoding c-type cytochrome — translation MKNAWFNFSLFLLLSLALSQCDINQETNSLKVAASDPFKESIVPSQSFEITGKMDTVLQGSNGTMIVIPKGAFMDSYGNTIIGEIKIELAEALSLDEMIFSNLTTQSSGQPLETDGMIYIDAISNGEHLRINPKNPIYIEIPTKEKIPGMMAYKGIRDSEGNMNWVDPQPIENYLVTVDINLLDFYPNGFEDEIVKGLPFRKHDTLTKNLSDSLYYSLSVYKLGDLPEIAEEIIMNEPYYNKQSKVVNGKYTEQSYYQYYNAKTQQEEVGFDTSKAKCCGIDPAMIKVLKSGKYDSTLIATREFQTRLQSIFETCENEILEVYVNNIGLDLYKLDSMAAYKLRAHKMAKTFENYSHDKLTNVRNANKYVRLLRGYYGKELSKTKKELEKLRRKALKQLDRESKAFEKVAGDYRKLLFKREKHRMQKYGFEWASTGWINIDKGTQPKTWFAQPLEVKLDSKVEFDRVYCYAVYTSIKSIYRLNTDDGETFYVGNGDDKEMLMPNNGFGELIGIGYLGDKTYFARETFIPGKDIFLNLKWEGKNMNDIKDEIREFEKFGKENRISKDLEYMAIFEKEKQRQQKLVKEKKFIETLHDIAFPCCPINPDGKVLYEENCSSCHKINQKLIGPALHDVTAKHDIAWLLAFTRNNKKLRDEGNLAAQAIFEEYNGSVMPRFDLTNSEIEAIYDYIDEYNSVNL, via the coding sequence ATGAAAAACGCCTGGTTCAACTTCTCTCTATTTCTACTTTTATCGTTAGCACTTTCACAATGTGATATAAACCAAGAAACGAACTCCTTAAAGGTTGCAGCTTCTGATCCTTTCAAAGAATCCATAGTTCCAAGCCAAAGTTTTGAGATAACTGGTAAAATGGATACCGTTTTACAAGGTTCAAACGGGACTATGATAGTCATTCCAAAAGGAGCTTTTATGGATTCCTATGGGAATACTATTATTGGCGAAATCAAGATAGAATTGGCCGAAGCACTAAGCCTTGATGAGATGATATTTTCAAATCTCACAACCCAATCCAGCGGTCAACCTCTGGAAACCGATGGCATGATCTATATAGATGCAATATCAAACGGTGAACATCTTAGGATCAATCCAAAGAATCCCATTTACATAGAAATACCAACGAAAGAAAAGATTCCGGGAATGATGGCCTACAAGGGAATCAGGGATTCTGAGGGTAACATGAATTGGGTAGATCCTCAACCGATTGAGAACTATTTAGTCACGGTCGACATTAATCTATTAGATTTTTATCCCAATGGTTTTGAAGATGAAATTGTTAAAGGACTACCATTTAGAAAACATGACACACTAACTAAAAACCTTTCAGATAGCCTTTATTACAGTCTGTCTGTTTATAAACTTGGAGATCTACCTGAAATAGCTGAAGAAATTATAATGAATGAACCTTACTATAACAAACAAAGTAAGGTCGTAAATGGAAAGTATACTGAGCAATCTTACTATCAATATTACAATGCGAAAACCCAACAAGAGGAAGTTGGATTTGATACTTCTAAGGCCAAATGCTGTGGCATAGACCCGGCAATGATTAAAGTTTTAAAATCTGGTAAATACGACAGTACCCTGATCGCAACTCGTGAATTTCAAACCAGACTTCAATCCATTTTTGAAACCTGTGAAAATGAAATATTGGAGGTTTATGTCAATAATATTGGTCTAGACCTCTATAAACTTGACAGCATGGCTGCCTATAAGTTGAGAGCTCATAAGATGGCTAAAACATTTGAAAACTATAGCCACGATAAACTCACAAATGTTAGAAATGCCAACAAGTATGTAAGGTTATTGAGAGGATATTACGGAAAGGAACTATCAAAAACCAAAAAGGAACTAGAGAAACTTAGAAGAAAAGCCTTAAAGCAATTGGATAGAGAAAGTAAGGCCTTTGAAAAAGTCGCTGGCGATTACCGCAAACTTCTTTTCAAACGTGAAAAACACCGCATGCAGAAATATGGTTTTGAATGGGCTTCTACCGGATGGATAAACATTGATAAAGGAACTCAACCTAAAACTTGGTTTGCTCAGCCATTAGAGGTGAAGCTTGATAGTAAAGTTGAATTTGATAGAGTGTATTGCTATGCTGTTTATACTTCAATTAAAAGCATATACAGGCTTAATACCGATGATGGTGAAACATTTTATGTAGGCAATGGTGATGATAAGGAAATGCTAATGCCTAACAATGGTTTTGGAGAACTTATAGGCATTGGATACTTGGGTGATAAAACCTATTTCGCTAGGGAAACCTTCATTCCTGGTAAGGACATCTTTCTTAATCTGAAATGGGAAGGAAAGAACATGAATGATATAAAAGATGAAATCAGGGAATTCGAAAAATTTGGTAAAGAAAACCGGATAAGTAAGGATTTGGAATACATGGCGATTTTCGAAAAAGAAAAACAGCGACAGCAAAAGCTTGTAAAAGAGAAAAAATTCATAGAAACACTCCATGATATTGCTTTTCCTTGTTGTCCGATAAATCCTGACGGGAAAGTTTTATACGAAGAAAACTGTAGTAGTTGCCATAAGATCAACCAAAAATTGATTGGACCAGCATTGCATGATGTTACTGCTAAACATGATATAGCGTGGTTATTAGCGTTTACACGGAACAATAAAAAGTTAAGAGATGAAGGTAATCTTGCAGCCCAAGCAATTTTTGAAGAATATAACGGTTCGGTAATGCCTAGGTTTGATTTGACTAATTCTGAAATTGAAGCTATCTACGACTATATCGATGAGTATAACTCGGTAAACCTCTAA
- a CDS encoding CvfB family protein, protein MELGKYNKLTAARYTSVGLFLEDTEGESILLPMKWVPKDVQEGDEVEVFIYLDSEERPIATTMKPAAQVGEFAYLQVKQTTSMGAFLDWGLQKDLFVPFIEQEGRMQANHWYTVYLYIDPLTDRITASARIENFLEKENVELQPNQEVDLLVASQSPLGYNVIINQKYMGLVYENEVFKNLKLGDKPKGYIKQIREDNKIDVSLQKQGYGNVEPNTQVILDKLKSADGFLPLNDKSSPEEITAQLEMSKKTFKKAIGGLYREKQITIEDDGIRLV, encoded by the coding sequence ATGGAATTAGGTAAATACAATAAACTCACTGCTGCCCGCTACACTAGCGTTGGACTTTTTTTGGAAGATACTGAAGGAGAGTCGATTCTTCTTCCCATGAAATGGGTGCCAAAAGACGTGCAAGAAGGTGATGAAGTGGAGGTATTTATTTACCTCGATTCTGAAGAACGCCCCATTGCTACTACCATGAAGCCTGCTGCTCAGGTTGGAGAATTTGCTTATTTGCAAGTAAAACAAACCACAAGCATGGGCGCCTTTTTAGATTGGGGTTTGCAAAAAGATTTGTTCGTTCCCTTTATTGAGCAAGAAGGCCGAATGCAAGCCAATCACTGGTATACAGTGTATTTGTACATCGATCCGCTAACCGATCGTATCACCGCCTCCGCGCGAATTGAAAATTTTCTGGAAAAGGAAAACGTTGAATTGCAGCCAAATCAAGAAGTTGATCTTTTGGTGGCCAGCCAATCCCCTTTGGGTTACAATGTGATTATCAATCAAAAGTACATGGGGCTTGTGTATGAAAATGAGGTATTTAAAAACCTAAAACTTGGTGATAAGCCAAAAGGCTACATTAAGCAAATACGCGAAGACAATAAGATTGACGTAAGTCTGCAGAAGCAAGGCTACGGTAATGTAGAGCCCAATACTCAGGTTATTTTGGATAAATTGAAAAGTGCAGATGGCTTTTTACCTCTAAATGACAAAAGCTCTCCAGAAGAAATCACTGCTCAACTTGAAATGAGCAAGAAAACTTTCAAAAAAGCAATTGGTGGTTTGTATCGCGAAAAGCAGATTACAATTGAAGACGATGGAATAAGATTGGTTTAA
- a CDS encoding acyl carrier protein gives MTRSEIEAQLKTIIKPYVQNEEAFENLSPETDMLQDLQINSAHLVDIILDMEEHFDIEIDDETAEKMLTVGEAITATENLLDKKD, from the coding sequence ATGACGCGCTCAGAAATAGAGGCTCAACTAAAAACTATAATCAAGCCTTACGTGCAAAACGAGGAGGCCTTTGAAAACCTTTCTCCGGAAACGGATATGCTACAGGATTTACAGATAAACTCTGCTCACTTGGTAGATATTATTCTGGATATGGAAGAGCATTTCGACATTGAAATAGATGACGAAACAGCGGAAAAAATGCTAACCGTGGGAGAAGCCATTACGGCCACTGAAAATCTTTTGGATAAAAAGGATTAA
- a CDS encoding beta-ketoacyl-[acyl-carrier-protein] synthase family protein: MEKHKNRVVITGLGVVAPNGVGIPDFEKAIKAGQSGIEFISELEELNFRCQVGGVPKITDELLSASFTELELKRLSAKGVIYGILAGLEAWKDADLTFAESDAEPKWEYGTVFGSGISGINTLRDAIYRTDDLKVRKLGTTMVEQTMPSAISAFLAGKLGLGNQVTTNASACSTGTESILMAYERIRDGKAQIMLAGSCDADSPHVWGGFDAMRVLNYKSNENPKAASRPMAADASGFVPGSGAGALVLESLDSAKARGAKIYGEIAGGFVNSGGQRGGGTMTAPNSMGIQKCIEGALRDSKIEPHEIDLISGHLTSTMGDVPEIENWSTALRLSGKKFPRVNSLKSMTGHCLSAAGSIESVACVLQLAGNYAHPSINCEEVHPKILELIDESCIPHELIQQENTIIAKSSFGFGDVNSCIIFKKYRA, encoded by the coding sequence TTGGAAAAGCATAAAAATAGAGTAGTAATAACAGGCCTTGGCGTGGTAGCGCCAAATGGTGTTGGCATTCCTGATTTTGAGAAAGCTATAAAGGCTGGCCAGTCTGGGATTGAGTTTATTTCCGAACTGGAGGAACTCAACTTTAGATGCCAGGTTGGAGGGGTACCAAAGATTACAGACGAATTACTATCTGCCAGCTTTACGGAACTTGAGCTAAAGCGCCTTTCGGCTAAAGGTGTGATTTATGGAATATTAGCTGGATTGGAAGCTTGGAAAGACGCTGACCTAACTTTTGCGGAAAGCGATGCCGAGCCCAAATGGGAATATGGAACAGTTTTCGGATCCGGGATAAGCGGCATCAATACCTTGCGTGATGCCATTTACAGAACCGATGACTTGAAGGTGCGCAAACTTGGAACTACCATGGTGGAACAAACTATGCCCAGCGCTATTAGTGCTTTCCTTGCCGGGAAGTTGGGTTTGGGAAACCAGGTAACTACCAATGCTTCGGCATGCAGCACTGGCACAGAGTCCATTTTAATGGCCTATGAGCGCATAAGAGACGGCAAAGCTCAGATTATGTTAGCAGGGAGTTGCGATGCCGACAGCCCACACGTGTGGGGAGGCTTTGATGCGATGCGTGTTCTGAATTATAAAAGCAATGAAAATCCAAAAGCAGCTTCACGACCAATGGCTGCCGATGCCTCGGGATTTGTGCCAGGCAGTGGAGCAGGAGCACTGGTTCTGGAGTCACTCGATTCAGCGAAAGCGAGAGGTGCAAAAATATATGGTGAAATAGCCGGAGGCTTTGTAAACTCAGGCGGGCAAAGGGGAGGAGGCACTATGACGGCACCAAACTCTATGGGCATACAAAAGTGCATTGAAGGTGCTTTGAGGGATTCTAAAATTGAACCTCATGAAATTGACCTTATCTCTGGCCACCTTACTTCTACAATGGGTGATGTTCCTGAAATAGAAAATTGGAGCACAGCTTTGAGGCTTTCCGGAAAGAAATTTCCAAGAGTGAATTCCTTAAAATCAATGACTGGCCATTGCCTGAGTGCAGCAGGAAGCATAGAATCTGTGGCTTGTGTGCTGCAGCTTGCAGGAAATTATGCTCACCCTTCCATCAATTGTGAGGAGGTTCACCCAAAAATCCTTGAATTAATTGATGAATCCTGTATTCCACATGAATTAATACAGCAGGAAAATACTATTATTGCTAAGTCGAGCTTCGGCTTTGGCGATGTGAATTCCTGTATCATTTTTAAAAAATACCGTGCATGA
- a CDS encoding 3-hydroxyacyl-ACP dehydratase FabZ family protein yields the protein MSLLKTIVQQLPYAHPFLFVDELTHVDEQGCEGFYTFKKDEYFYQGHFENHPVTPGVILTECMAQIGLVCLGVFLIGQNVSQSGPASSRTVLKAENEGQTAFVFSESKVLFEKAVYPGEKVKVISTKKYWRLGKLKCRVEMYNEAGERVCSGELSGIITKS from the coding sequence ATGAGTTTACTTAAAACTATAGTTCAACAACTTCCTTACGCGCATCCTTTTCTTTTTGTGGATGAATTGACTCATGTTGATGAGCAAGGCTGCGAAGGTTTTTATACTTTCAAAAAAGACGAATATTTCTATCAAGGTCACTTTGAAAACCATCCGGTAACACCCGGTGTTATTCTTACGGAATGCATGGCTCAAATTGGACTTGTGTGTTTAGGTGTTTTCCTCATTGGGCAAAATGTCAGCCAGAGTGGTCCGGCATCAAGCCGAACTGTATTGAAGGCTGAAAACGAAGGACAAACCGCATTTGTATTCTCAGAATCCAAGGTCTTGTTTGAAAAAGCAGTATACCCTGGAGAAAAAGTAAAAGTAATTTCCACCAAAAAGTACTGGCGATTGGGCAAACTAAAATGCCGGGTAGAAATGTACAATGAAGCAGGTGAGCGGGTTTGTAGCGGAGAACTGAGTGGAATAATCACAAAAAGTTAA
- a CDS encoding SDR family oxidoreductase, translating to MRNWVLILGGSSGIGLATAKKMAAEGVNLCIVYRARKADEAIAEKEFQAIKELGVECLTFNKDALKVGVVTEIVSELKERGVSIKLLLHSIAKGNLKLMAPILNSDMLPAGLQGAFRGESNFLKEDDFLLTAQAMAVSYYNWAKALLDNGCFDAQASCVALTSEGGRKAWRNYAAVSSAKAMLEAISRNMALELAPYGIRSNILQPGITDTPSLRMIPGSSYLVNQAIQRSPFGRLTLPEDVANVVYMLSLKEAQWINGAIIPVDGGESIS from the coding sequence GTGAGAAATTGGGTTTTAATATTAGGCGGAAGCTCCGGTATTGGTTTGGCTACAGCTAAAAAGATGGCTGCCGAAGGTGTCAATCTATGCATCGTGTATAGAGCGCGAAAGGCGGATGAAGCTATAGCCGAAAAGGAATTTCAAGCTATAAAAGAACTTGGTGTAGAATGTCTGACTTTTAACAAGGATGCCTTGAAAGTGGGGGTTGTGACCGAAATAGTAAGCGAACTAAAGGAAAGAGGCGTTTCTATAAAGCTGCTTTTACACTCCATTGCAAAAGGAAACTTAAAACTGATGGCGCCCATTCTTAACTCTGATATGTTGCCAGCGGGTTTGCAAGGTGCATTTCGTGGAGAATCAAACTTTTTGAAAGAAGATGACTTTTTACTTACAGCACAGGCAATGGCGGTGAGTTATTACAATTGGGCCAAGGCACTGCTGGACAATGGCTGTTTTGATGCACAAGCATCTTGTGTGGCGCTTACAAGCGAAGGTGGTAGAAAAGCCTGGAGAAACTATGCGGCTGTATCTTCCGCTAAGGCCATGCTCGAAGCTATTTCACGAAACATGGCTCTGGAGCTAGCACCTTATGGTATCCGTTCTAATATTTTACAACCTGGAATAACCGATACCCCTTCGCTGAGAATGATTCCAGGGAGTAGTTATTTGGTAAATCAAGCTATTCAACGAAGCCCTTTTGGGAGGCTTACTTTACCCGAAGATGTGGCCAACGTGGTCTACATGCTTTCGCTAAAGGAAGCACAATGGATTAATGGTGCAATAATACCAGTAGATGGTGGTGAATCAATTAGTTAA
- a CDS encoding type III polyketide synthase, which yields MNTNPTTKILATAKALPPHTKTTEEILPVVEAWLAEQPKRFRDKVLRIFKYAQVDRRYSIMDLEDVFTKTSFEEKNKHYAIEMTKLAELALQKALDKAELQPTDIDFIITTSCTGIMIPSVDAFLINSLKMKQDVVRMPITEMGCAAGVSALIYAHDLLKSNPGKRAAIVALESPTSTFQLDDFSMTNMVSAAIFGDGVAATILGPSDDKVLPVIKDTGMYHFFDELHMMGFNLTNGGLQMVLDPSVPEKIQEHFDDILLPFLERNQLEIKDLEHFIFHPGGKKIVKMVEDLLHDMGKNINITKEVLRIYGNMSSATVLYVLEEYLNKEIPAGEKGLMLSFGPGFSAQRVLLEWE from the coding sequence TTGAATACTAACCCCACTACTAAAATATTAGCAACAGCCAAGGCTTTGCCGCCACACACTAAAACAACTGAAGAAATTTTACCGGTAGTAGAAGCGTGGTTAGCAGAGCAACCCAAGAGGTTTCGGGATAAAGTTTTGCGCATTTTTAAGTACGCTCAGGTAGATCGAAGGTACAGCATCATGGATTTGGAAGATGTGTTTACCAAAACTTCATTTGAGGAAAAGAATAAGCATTATGCAATAGAAATGACCAAGCTGGCGGAGCTTGCACTCCAAAAAGCTTTGGATAAAGCAGAGCTACAACCCACCGATATTGATTTCATTATCACTACAAGCTGCACGGGTATTATGATTCCTTCGGTAGATGCATTCCTTATTAATAGCCTTAAAATGAAACAAGATGTGGTACGCATGCCAATTACCGAAATGGGCTGTGCTGCCGGTGTTTCAGCGCTTATTTATGCACATGATTTATTGAAGTCGAATCCTGGGAAACGGGCGGCAATTGTGGCTTTAGAGTCGCCAACATCTACCTTTCAGCTGGATGATTTCTCCATGACGAATATGGTGAGTGCCGCAATTTTTGGAGATGGAGTGGCGGCAACAATTCTGGGCCCTAGTGATGATAAAGTGCTGCCGGTGATAAAAGATACGGGCATGTATCATTTTTTTGATGAGCTACACATGATGGGCTTCAACCTTACCAATGGCGGATTACAAATGGTTCTAGACCCTTCGGTGCCAGAGAAAATACAAGAGCATTTTGATGATATTTTGCTTCCGTTTTTAGAGAGAAACCAGCTTGAAATAAAGGATTTGGAGCATTTTATATTTCACCCAGGCGGAAAGAAAATTGTAAAAATGGTGGAAGACTTGCTGCATGATATGGGTAAGAATATTAACATTACAAAAGAAGTCCTTCGCATTTATGGGAACATGAGTAGCGCAACAGTGCTCTATGTTTTGGAAGAGTATCTCAATAAAGAAATACCTGCTGGTGAGAAGGGATTGATGTTGAGTTTCGGCCCTGGGTTTTCGGCTCAGAGAGTTTTGTTGGAATGGGAGTAG
- a CDS encoding methyltransferase domain-containing protein: MNLAYRSNEKEILDDFDLQGNELSENLRELKSVNTYLGGYSVVMNGLKAIFKQKPEQQNWHVVDVGCGGGDTLREAYHVFKNQSFKIKLTGVDANSHAIAFSRQESLVTPDIEYKIQNIFSKEFEESKADIYLFNLFLHHFEDDEILRIIKNCNAQGAVILINDLQRSSLAYHLFRLTSKLLRFSRISRHDGLLSIKKAFTRADWKRIMERAEIKTYTIEWCWAFRYRVIVY; the protein is encoded by the coding sequence ATGAATTTAGCTTACAGAAGTAACGAGAAGGAAATTTTAGATGATTTTGATTTACAAGGAAATGAACTTTCTGAAAACCTTCGTGAGCTAAAATCTGTAAATACTTACTTAGGTGGTTATTCCGTAGTAATGAATGGTTTAAAAGCCATTTTTAAGCAAAAGCCTGAACAGCAAAATTGGCATGTTGTAGATGTAGGTTGCGGTGGAGGTGATACTTTACGTGAAGCTTATCATGTATTTAAAAATCAAAGTTTTAAAATAAAACTAACAGGTGTTGATGCTAATTCACACGCCATCGCTTTTTCAAGGCAAGAATCATTGGTTACACCAGACATTGAATACAAGATTCAAAATATTTTTTCCAAGGAATTTGAAGAAAGTAAGGCTGACATTTATCTGTTCAATTTGTTTTTGCACCATTTTGAGGATGATGAAATTTTGAGGATTATCAAAAACTGTAATGCGCAGGGTGCTGTTATTTTAATCAATGATTTGCAGCGGTCTAGCTTAGCGTATCACTTATTTAGGCTGACCTCTAAACTTTTGCGCTTCTCAAGGATTAGTAGGCATGACGGGCTTTTATCCATTAAAAAAGCCTTTACCAGAGCAGATTGGAAAAGGATCATGGAAAGAGCTGAAATAAAAACCTACACTATAGAATGGTGTTGGGCCTTTCGCTACCGTGTTATCGTATATTGA
- a CDS encoding NAD(P)/FAD-dependent oxidoreductase, whose product MLLNIQTSPDILIIGGGLAGLTNAIDLRLRGYEVMLIEKKEYPFHKVCGEYVSNEVKPYLQRLGAFPETLQPKSINRFEISSLSGKIASCSMKMGGFGISRYAFDNFLFERASELGVRFMLNTTVNDVSFENDEFTVTLMNGETFIARVVIGAFGKRSVLDKKLGREFFNQKTDYVGVKHHFKVDFPEDLVALHNFVGGYCGLSRVENNHVNLCYLTTTKVFKQYGSIQDIEEKHLSQNPHLKRFLENAESVFEPLVISQVNFMAKKSVENHVLMSGDAAGLIHPLCGNGMAIAIHSAKICSGVVDAFLQQRISRKEMENRYEQEWGQAFDFRLNFGKAVQGMFGKPVLSNLGVNVLSKFPGLLNKAVQLSHGKEVL is encoded by the coding sequence CTATGAAGTGATGTTAATTGAGAAGAAAGAATACCCATTTCATAAAGTTTGTGGAGAGTATGTTTCTAATGAAGTAAAACCTTACCTACAAAGGCTTGGTGCATTTCCAGAGACTTTACAACCTAAGAGTATCAATCGCTTTGAGATTTCCTCACTTTCCGGTAAAATAGCCTCCTGTAGCATGAAAATGGGCGGTTTTGGTATAAGCCGATATGCATTTGATAATTTTCTTTTTGAAAGAGCCAGTGAGTTGGGTGTTAGGTTTATGCTAAACACCACTGTAAATGATGTTTCTTTTGAGAATGATGAGTTTACCGTGACCCTTATGAATGGTGAAACTTTCATTGCACGAGTAGTTATTGGAGCTTTTGGCAAACGTTCTGTTTTGGATAAAAAACTGGGACGGGAATTCTTTAATCAGAAAACAGATTATGTAGGCGTGAAGCATCATTTTAAAGTTGATTTCCCTGAAGACCTCGTGGCACTTCACAATTTTGTAGGTGGCTACTGTGGGCTTTCCCGTGTAGAAAACAACCATGTAAACCTTTGTTACCTAACTACCACAAAGGTTTTTAAGCAATACGGCAGTATACAGGATATTGAAGAAAAGCATCTTTCTCAAAACCCACACCTTAAAAGGTTTTTAGAAAATGCAGAGTCCGTATTTGAACCACTAGTGATAAGTCAGGTCAACTTTATGGCCAAGAAAAGTGTTGAGAACCATGTGTTGATGAGCGGTGATGCCGCAGGCTTAATCCATCCGCTATGCGGAAATGGGATGGCCATTGCTATTCATTCGGCAAAAATTTGCTCAGGTGTGGTTGATGCATTCTTGCAACAGCGTATTTCCCGCAAGGAAATGGAAAATAGATATGAGCAGGAGTGGGGTCAAGCTTTTGATTTTAGGTTAAACTTTGGAAAAGCTGTTCAAGGGATGTTTGGTAAGCCCGTTCTTTCTAATTTAGGAGTAAACGTGCTAAGCAAGTTTCCTGGGCTTTTGAATAAGGCTGTCCAGCTTTCGCATGGTAAAGAAGTGCTTTAA